Genomic window (Jeotgalibacillus haloalkalitolerans):
AAATTTTTGAAGGGGCATTAAAAAGGCAACTCCGTTATGATCCGGAGTTGCCTGCAACCTTATTTATGCGATAAAGTCATTACACCACCGCAATGAGACACTTTATGAAACTCATATTCACAAATTTCCTGCAATGCATCTTTCAGCTCATCAGCCACAAAATAAAATTCATCTTCATCCCAATGCTCAAGATGATCTGCACGACATGCATCCAGCTGCTCTCTTGTCCCGAAAGCAATGTCACCAACCAGCAGCTGACCGCCTGCTTTTAAGTGGGATAACAGTTCCCGGATAAAAGTGACTTTTTCGTCATCATTCAGATGATGCAGCGTATATGTGCTGACGATAAAATCGTATTTTTTCTCCTCGAGCGCAGCCGGCAGACCATTTGAAATATCCCACTCCAGCAGGTTCGCTGCAGGCATCTTCTCCTGCGCGATCGAGATCATCTCAGATGAGAAATCCAGCCCGTCAATCCGGTGTCCGTTTTCATAGAGTTTAGTGGTTAGGACAGCTGTACCAAAGCCGATATCCAGTACTTCGGCATTTTTCTTTTGCATGACAAGATTAAAAATCTGATTAAGTATCTCTTTATAGCCGGCAAAAGGGTACAGATTACTTTCTTCACTCACCTCTACCGTCTGATCATAGCTGTTTGCCCATAAATTAAATCCAGTATTATTTAACAAGAATGCTCCTCCTATATGTTGCGATCTGTCGGGCATTCAACAAAACTGCCCGTATTAGCGTCCGATAACCTCTGTTATATTAGCGTTTTTCATATGGTACCACACCTTCCAATTATTTGTATTTAGTATATCATATGTCCTTTGTCCTTTTTCTTATTTTCACAAAATATCCCTGTGCTTCACCTGCAAACCTGTGTTAAATTGACATTGACTCAACATAGAAAGGTGACTAAATACATACATGATACAATTTAAAACAACCTATACGACACAGGATTACGTAGATATGCAGGTGAAGCTGCAGACGCTGACTGGTGATCTGAACAATTTGAAAAAGAGAAGCACGATTTCACTTATGCTGATTGTGATTATCCTTTCATGGACTTTTGATCTTTTCAGCTCACTTTTTGGCGGGATTGCAGCTGTACTGATGATTATTGCTGCAGGATTGATCATGCCGAACCTGCTTGAAAA
Coding sequences:
- a CDS encoding class I SAM-dependent methyltransferase, coding for MLNNTGFNLWANSYDQTVEVSEESNLYPFAGYKEILNQIFNLVMQKKNAEVLDIGFGTAVLTTKLYENGHRIDGLDFSSEMISIAQEKMPAANLLEWDISNGLPAALEEKKYDFIVSTYTLHHLNDDEKVTFIRELLSHLKAGGQLLVGDIAFGTREQLDACRADHLEHWDEDEFYFVADELKDALQEICEYEFHKVSHCGGVMTLSHK